A region from the Bubalus kerabau isolate K-KA32 ecotype Philippines breed swamp buffalo chromosome 23, PCC_UOA_SB_1v2, whole genome shotgun sequence genome encodes:
- the LOC129637529 gene encoding olfactory receptor 1F1-like, whose translation MAISTILPQIQLRREANQSSVSEFLFLGLSRQPQQQQQLLFLLFLTMYLATILGNLLILLVSSLDSHLHIPMYFFLCNLSFVDICFSSTTVPKVLANHILGSQTISFSGCLMQMYFLFEFADMDNFLLAVMAYDRFVAVCHPLHYSAKMTPQLCALLVTGSWVTASLNALLHTLLMARLSFCADNAIPHFFCDVTPLLKLSCSDTHLNEVMILTEGALIMITPFVCILASYVLITCAVLRIPSTKGRWRAFSTCGSHLAVVSLFYGTIIAVYFNPSSSHSSEKDTVATVMYTVVTPMLNPFIYSLRNRDLKRALGKVVGRKMFSVSAENQN comes from the exons ATGGCAATAAGCACCATCCTCCCCCAG ATTCAGCTTAGGAGAGAGGCAAACCAGTCGAGTGTCTCTGAGTTCCTCTtcctggggctctccaggcagccccagcagcagcagcagctcctcttcCTGCTCTTCCTCACCATGTACCTGGCCACCATCCTGGGAAACCTGCTCATCCTCCTAGTCAGCAGCTTAGACTCCCACCTGCACatccccatgtacttcttcctctgcaACCTGTCCTTCGTggacatctgcttctcctccaccACTGTCCCCAAGGTGCTGGCCAACCACATACTCGGGAGCcagaccatttccttctctggctgCCTCATGCAGATGTATTTTCTCTTTGAGTTTGCTGACATGGACAATTTCCTCCTggctgtgatggcctatgaccgctttgTGGCTGTATGCCACCCCTTACACTATTCAGCAAAGATGACCCCCCAGCTCTGTGCCCTGCTGGTCACTGGATCGTGGGTCACTGCCAGCTTGAATGCTCTGTTGCACACCCTGCTGATGGCTCGACTCTCCTTCTGTGCAGACAATGCCATCCCCCACTTCTTCTGCGATGTGACCCCCCTCCTCAAACTCTCCTGCTCTGACACACACCTCAATGAGGTGATGATTCTGACTGAGGGTGCCCTGATCATGATCACCCCGTTCGTATGCATCCTGGCTTCGTATGTCCTCATCACCTGTGCGGTCCTGAGGATCCCATCCACAAAGGGGAGATGGagagccttctccacctgtggctcCCACCTGGCTGTGGTTTCCCTCTTCTATGGCACCATCATTGCTGTGTATTTCAACCCTTCATCCTCACATTCTTCTGAGAAGGACACTGTAGCTACTGTGATGTACACGGTGGTGACCCCCATGCTGAATCCTttcatctacagcctgaggaacagAGACTTGAAAAGGGCTCTTGGAAAAGTGGTTGGCAGGAAAATGTTTTCTGTCTCAGCAGAGAATCAAAACTGA